A genomic window from Treponema maltophilum ATCC 51939 includes:
- a CDS encoding PilZ domain-containing protein, which produces MIIQKRKERRFAELGKVFIPGLCPLPGFLLDISAGGCRIRFPSSIEIDNASDYKASFALGNKIANVPFILVLQPRWESKQSTGTEIGFEVLHVPETKRLASYIEYRCRRIVSTGTEPVAAAI; this is translated from the coding sequence ATGATAATACAAAAACGTAAAGAACGGCGGTTTGCCGAATTGGGGAAGGTTTTTATTCCCGGCCTGTGTCCGCTTCCCGGCTTTTTGCTTGACATAAGTGCCGGCGGCTGCCGCATCCGCTTTCCTTCATCGATCGAAATCGACAACGCTTCCGATTATAAAGCTTCTTTTGCGCTTGGAAACAAAATCGCAAATGTTCCCTTTATACTTGTGCTGCAGCCCCGCTGGGAAAGCAAGCAAAGTACGGGAACGGAAATAGGCTTTGAAGTGCTGCATGTTCCGGAAACAAAACGCCTTGCTTCGTATATTGAATATCGCTGCAGAAGAATCGTAAGCACCGGCACAGAACCCGTCGCAGCCGCCATTTGA
- a CDS encoding DUF4867 family protein, producing MRKIKAQKITAENFKPYGTFSDILNPSGYSLGNFYADRLLEPAKTALPLAFSSLTVHKKNAMVIDTVEYHNYTGEILMPLDTDIVIHVAPPSKTLIPEKTEAFIVPKGTLVRFNVGVYHYAPFSIEKEKGSVLIVLPERTYLNDCTVFKYDEKDQIEITL from the coding sequence ATGCGGAAAATTAAAGCGCAAAAAATCACGGCGGAAAACTTCAAACCCTACGGAACGTTTTCCGACATTCTGAATCCGAGCGGATACAGTCTCGGCAATTTTTATGCGGACAGGCTGCTCGAGCCGGCAAAGACCGCTTTGCCGCTTGCGTTTTCGTCTTTGACGGTTCATAAAAAAAACGCGATGGTTATCGATACGGTCGAATATCACAATTACACCGGCGAGATTTTAATGCCGCTCGATACCGATATCGTAATTCACGTTGCGCCGCCGAGTAAAACGCTGATTCCGGAAAAAACGGAAGCGTTCATTGTTCCCAAGGGAACGCTGGTGCGCTTTAATGTCGGCGTTTACCACTATGCACCGTTTTCGATTGAAAAAGAAAAGGGGAGCGTACTGATTGTTTTACCCGAGCGGACTTATTTGAACGATTGCACCGTTTTTAAATACGACGAAAAAGATCAAATTGAAATTACACTTTAA
- a CDS encoding inositol monophosphatase family protein has product MDKKLFEALRKEVKECGAFAKKQQLHVKRSYKSDKSVVTEADIAVAERLIAKIRTLFPDCNIINEEIKGLPFSKDAPYTFIFDPIDGTDAYSQGMPSWCIGVGILDKARQCVGGIVYAPVFGKCSEELFMWTAPDSDAVYLNGEKFAVEPELLKFKDKPTQITTGSEILTQIDMSIVLPKLAKASCSFKFKSFGSSLIHIVSALVFCGIDACVDPTCYVWDIAAAHAIIKKAGFDYQYYTGEQFVYDDDLLIKRKRFPKPLVIGTAKGRKFLISHMNP; this is encoded by the coding sequence ATGGATAAAAAATTATTTGAAGCGTTAAGAAAAGAAGTGAAGGAGTGCGGTGCGTTTGCGAAAAAACAACAGCTGCATGTAAAGCGAAGTTATAAATCGGATAAATCCGTCGTAACGGAAGCCGATATTGCGGTTGCCGAAAGGCTGATTGCGAAAATCCGGACGCTTTTTCCGGACTGCAATATTATAAACGAAGAAATAAAGGGCTTGCCGTTCAGCAAGGATGCGCCGTATACGTTTATCTTCGATCCGATCGACGGAACGGATGCGTACAGTCAGGGAATGCCGTCGTGGTGCATCGGTGTGGGAATTCTCGATAAAGCGCGTCAATGCGTCGGCGGTATCGTGTATGCGCCCGTTTTCGGAAAATGTTCCGAAGAACTTTTTATGTGGACGGCGCCGGACAGCGATGCGGTATATTTGAACGGAGAGAAATTTGCCGTCGAGCCGGAACTTTTAAAGTTCAAAGATAAGCCTACGCAAATTACAACCGGTTCGGAAATCCTTACGCAAATCGATATGTCGATTGTGCTGCCGAAATTGGCAAAAGCCTCGTGCAGCTTTAAGTTCAAGTCTTTCGGCTCTTCGCTCATTCACATTGTGTCGGCTTTGGTTTTTTGCGGAATCGACGCGTGCGTGGATCCCACGTGCTACGTGTGGGATATCGCCGCCGCCCATGCAATTATAAAAAAAGCGGGATTCGACTATCAATATTATACGGGCGAACAATTCGTTTACGACGACGACTTGCTTATAAAACGCAAACGCTTTCCGAAGCCGCTGGTCATCGGTACGGCCAAAGGAAGAAAATTCCTTATTTCGCACATGAATCCGTAA
- the mntR gene encoding manganese-binding transcriptional regulator MntR, with protein MPEKKTEASVAFSRTRADHAMEILEDYAEVIVKIIKENGECRVMDLARHFGVSHVSVIQVLQRLTANGFIEGEARKPIVLTEKGSALARTCANRHKIVRSFLLKIGVSEKTAMIDSEGLEHHISAETLECMKNFIAEH; from the coding sequence ATGCCGGAAAAAAAAACGGAAGCGTCGGTCGCTTTTTCCCGCACACGCGCCGACCACGCGATGGAAATTCTGGAAGACTACGCCGAAGTTATCGTAAAAATAATTAAAGAAAACGGCGAGTGCCGCGTTATGGATCTTGCGCGGCATTTCGGCGTGAGCCACGTATCGGTCATTCAGGTTTTGCAGCGCTTAACGGCCAACGGCTTTATAGAAGGCGAAGCCCGAAAGCCGATCGTTCTTACCGAAAAAGGCTCTGCGCTTGCGCGCACGTGTGCCAATCGGCACAAGATCGTCCGCAGCTTTTTATTGAAAATCGGCGTGAGCGAAAAAACCGCGATGATTGACTCCGAGGGCTTGGAACATCACATCAGCGCCGAAACGCTCGAGTGCATGAAAAACTTTATAGCCGAGCATTAA
- a CDS encoding metal ABC transporter substrate-binding protein gives MKKNIGFTAASIAAAAVLCAVCITGCAKKSAASADAQDSARPKRVVTTFTILQDMAQNIAGDKILVESITKPGAEIHEYEPTPLDVVKAQSADLVLRNGFGLERWFEKFMGSVKNVPSATLSDGIEPLGIGEGPYNGMPNPHSWMSPKNALVYVENIRKAFVALDPANAETFNANAASYSESIKKIDAFLADKLSEIPEEQRWLVTCEGAFSYLIRDCNMKELYLWPVNADEEGTPQQIQKVVDTIRKNHIPVAFSESTISNKPQLQVCKETGARYGGVLYVDSLTYEDGDAPTYLKMLEYNADTIVKGFQDSLSK, from the coding sequence ATGAAAAAAAACATAGGGTTTACCGCCGCTTCGATTGCCGCGGCGGCAGTGTTGTGCGCCGTCTGTATTACCGGATGCGCAAAAAAAAGTGCGGCGTCAGCAGATGCGCAGGATTCGGCACGCCCCAAGCGCGTCGTAACGACCTTTACGATTTTGCAGGATATGGCGCAAAATATTGCGGGCGATAAGATTCTCGTCGAGTCGATTACAAAGCCCGGTGCGGAAATCCACGAATACGAGCCGACGCCGCTCGACGTCGTAAAGGCGCAGTCTGCGGATTTGGTTTTGCGTAACGGGTTCGGCCTTGAGCGCTGGTTCGAAAAATTTATGGGAAGCGTTAAAAACGTGCCGAGCGCAACGCTGAGCGACGGCATAGAACCGCTGGGTATCGGCGAAGGCCCGTACAACGGCATGCCCAATCCGCACTCGTGGATGTCGCCGAAAAACGCCCTCGTCTATGTCGAAAATATCCGAAAAGCCTTTGTCGCTTTGGATCCTGCCAATGCCGAAACGTTTAACGCAAACGCGGCGTCCTACAGCGAAAGCATTAAAAAAATCGACGCCTTTTTGGCGGACAAGCTTTCCGAAATCCCCGAAGAGCAGCGCTGGCTTGTAACCTGCGAAGGCGCTTTTTCGTATCTTATCCGCGACTGCAATATGAAGGAATTGTACTTGTGGCCCGTAAACGCCGATGAAGAAGGCACACCGCAGCAAATTCAAAAGGTTGTGGACACGATACGGAAAAATCACATTCCCGTCGCGTTTTCCGAAAGCACGATCAGTAATAAGCCGCAGCTGCAAGTATGCAAAGAAACCGGCGCGCGTTACGGCGGCGTTTTGTATGTCGATTCTTTAACCTACGAAGACGGGGACGCGCCGACGTATTTGAAAATGCTCGAATACAATGCGGATACGATTGTAAAGGGATTTCAAGACAGTTTGTCAAAATAA
- a CDS encoding metal ABC transporter ATP-binding protein: MNTDAEVPVELAVQNVSVAYNNGHVALYDASFRLQKGTITALVGVNGSGKSTLFKTIMGFIKPMSGSVTICGEPVRVAQKHHLLAYVPQSEEVDWSFPVSVWDVVMMGRYGYMNFLRVPNKEDKEIAERSLERVQMLDFKDRQIGELSGGQKKRVFLARALAQRGKIILLDEPFTGVDVKTETAIIDLLRELKNDGHLIFVSTHDLGSVPEFCDHVVIINRTVLAAGPTETTFTADNLIKAFGGALRSIKIDHTDNPEESAHEFRVFTDDEGALVTKREGKPYRRGVRNTEAVVPK, from the coding sequence ATGAATACCGATGCGGAAGTTCCCGTTGAACTTGCGGTACAAAACGTAAGCGTCGCGTACAATAACGGCCACGTTGCGCTGTACGATGCGTCGTTCCGTTTGCAAAAAGGAACGATTACGGCACTCGTCGGCGTAAACGGCAGCGGCAAGTCCACGCTGTTTAAAACGATCATGGGTTTTATTAAACCGATGAGCGGTTCCGTAACGATTTGCGGCGAGCCGGTGAGGGTGGCGCAAAAACATCACTTGCTTGCCTACGTGCCGCAGTCCGAAGAAGTGGACTGGTCGTTTCCCGTGAGTGTGTGGGACGTCGTTATGATGGGACGCTACGGCTATATGAATTTTTTGCGCGTGCCGAATAAGGAAGACAAAGAAATTGCCGAGCGCAGCCTTGAGCGCGTCCAAATGCTTGACTTTAAAGACCGGCAAATCGGAGAACTTTCCGGCGGGCAAAAAAAGAGGGTCTTCCTCGCGCGCGCTTTGGCGCAGCGGGGAAAAATCATCCTGCTCGACGAGCCCTTTACCGGTGTCGACGTTAAAACGGAAACGGCGATAATCGATCTTTTGCGTGAGCTTAAAAACGACGGCCACTTGATTTTCGTGTCGACACACGATTTGGGGTCGGTTCCCGAATTCTGCGATCACGTGGTGATTATCAACAGAACCGTTCTTGCCGCAGGCCCGACGGAAACGACCTTTACGGCCGACAATCTTATAAAAGCGTTCGGCGGCGCGCTGCGCAGCATTAAAATCGATCATACCGACAATCCCGAAGAAAGCGCGCACGAGTTTAGAGTGTTTACCGACGACGAAGGCGCTTTGGTCACGAAGCGGGAAGGGAAGCCCTATCGGCGCGGCGTCAGAAATACCGAAGCCGTCGTGCCCAAATAA
- a CDS encoding metal ABC transporter permease, whose protein sequence is MLSNLLIPFHYEYMIKAILVSGFIGGVCALLSCFVVLKGWSLLGDALSHAVVPGVAVAYIIGIPFSVGAFISGMLAALAMGFIKKRTRIREDAVIGIVYTTFFALGVLLISLFPSNITLSTIVMGNILGIADRDIVQTLIIAGSSLAIILLKWKDLRLFSFDPAQARAIGLNTNVLYLLLLTLLAVTAIAALQTVGSILVVAMLVTPGAAAYLLTDKFSSMMRLASIIGVLTSSAGAYISYFLNGSAGGCIVTLQFLFFLAVLFFAPRHGILAAKMNAAKAVRAFFAKRAAEG, encoded by the coding sequence ATGCTTTCGAATTTATTGATTCCGTTTCACTATGAATACATGATAAAGGCGATCCTCGTCAGCGGTTTTATCGGCGGTGTGTGCGCGCTGCTTTCGTGTTTTGTCGTACTCAAAGGCTGGTCGCTGCTCGGCGATGCCTTATCGCATGCGGTGGTTCCGGGTGTTGCCGTTGCGTACATAATCGGCATACCGTTTTCAGTCGGCGCGTTTATAAGCGGTATGCTCGCCGCCCTTGCGATGGGCTTTATAAAAAAGCGCACGAGGATCCGAGAAGACGCCGTTATCGGCATCGTGTATACGACGTTTTTTGCCTTGGGCGTTTTGCTTATTTCGTTGTTTCCGAGCAACATAACGCTTTCGACGATCGTTATGGGAAACATTCTCGGCATTGCCGACCGCGACATCGTTCAAACGCTGATCATCGCCGGAAGCAGCTTGGCGATTATTTTGCTTAAGTGGAAAGACTTGCGCCTTTTTTCGTTCGACCCGGCACAGGCGCGCGCGATAGGACTCAACACGAATGTCTTGTACCTCTTGCTGCTTACGTTGCTTGCCGTTACGGCGATCGCCGCGCTGCAGACGGTCGGCAGTATTTTGGTCGTCGCGATGCTTGTAACGCCGGGAGCAGCCGCCTATTTGCTTACTGATAAATTTTCGTCGATGATGCGCCTCGCGTCGATTATCGGCGTGCTGACGTCTTCCGCCGGCGCGTATATCAGTTATTTTTTGAACGGGTCGGCAGGCGGCTGCATCGTTACGCTGCAGTTTTTGTTTTTTTTAGCCGTCCTCTTTTTTGCGCCGCGTCACGGAATACTTGCGGCAAAGATGAATGCGGCAAAGGCTGTAAGGGCTTTTTTTGCAAAAAGAGCGGCCGAAGGCTGA
- a CDS encoding metal ABC transporter permease has protein sequence MLWTKLIEPFMYGFMVKALVIAALVGCVCAVVSGYLILKGWSLMGDAISHAVLPGIVVAYLVHIPLGVGAFAAGLLNAAATGWIKERSRIREDSVMGAVFTGMMALGLILVTKVSSNIHFMHILFGSLLGIEKRDMIQAVVCALITLVLVVAKRKDILLYLFDQNHAKAIGLNVAFIHYLFLALTALTIVASLQAVGILLTVAMLIIPGCIAYLLTDRLNRMLCISALSAVLSSLIGTYASYFLNGATGACIILTEALFFVLTMMFAPKYGMIMRRKLRKANLHVQGTQHIDIEAGKQIGK, from the coding sequence ATGTTGTGGACAAAACTTATCGAACCGTTTATGTACGGCTTTATGGTAAAGGCGCTCGTGATTGCGGCTTTGGTCGGCTGCGTGTGCGCAGTCGTTTCGGGCTACCTTATTTTAAAGGGATGGTCGCTCATGGGAGATGCGATTTCGCACGCCGTACTGCCGGGAATCGTCGTTGCCTACCTCGTTCACATTCCGCTGGGAGTCGGCGCCTTTGCGGCGGGCTTGCTCAACGCGGCCGCCACGGGCTGGATAAAAGAGCGGAGCCGCATCCGTGAAGATTCGGTTATGGGCGCGGTCTTTACCGGCATGATGGCGCTGGGTTTGATTCTCGTTACAAAGGTGAGTTCGAACATCCATTTTATGCACATTTTGTTCGGGAGCCTTTTGGGAATTGAAAAGCGCGATATGATACAGGCGGTTGTCTGTGCGCTGATAACGCTTGTGCTGGTCGTCGCCAAGCGCAAGGACATTCTGTTGTATTTGTTCGATCAAAATCACGCGAAAGCGATCGGGCTCAACGTAGCGTTTATACATTATCTTTTTCTTGCGCTTACGGCGCTGACGATCGTCGCTTCGCTGCAAGCGGTCGGGATTTTGCTTACGGTTGCAATGCTGATTATACCGGGCTGCATCGCCTATCTTTTAACGGACAGACTTAACCGCATGCTTTGTATTTCAGCGCTGTCGGCCGTGCTCAGTTCGCTCATCGGCACTTACGCAAGCTATTTTTTGAACGGAGCGACCGGCGCGTGTATTATTTTAACCGAAGCGTTGTTTTTCGTTTTGACGATGATGTTTGCGCCGAAGTACGGCATGATTATGCGGCGGAAATTACGGAAGGCCAACCTGCACGTTCAGGGAACGCAGCACATCGATATCGAAGCGGGAAAACAAATCGGAAAATAA
- a CDS encoding YncE family protein: MNRNSLVPELTVSNFGKNMIEPSSARRPNYLKRSRFFAAAAAYAAFAASICVLCAQTVFDVTVQPFADTRFFVDGVQTTPRVLETDNTLAILRFTFADEPQRLEIRHEGFRPVVLTHEELCRKRGVAFLSPEDSDYDVVSVFQTGAKPKSVRFINDTQAAVTLLEANGADIIDTQSGTVRRIRPPADYARKEGFVESLVLPERNELWLSQMSASCVHVFDLNTLDYKRSVKLTGEWCKVMAYNSVSGRVYVSNWISRDISVINPAAYEEERKIPVAAVPRGMAFSRDGSYLYCAQFEDSSGRSRCKLIKKELSTFKTVSESGTPGAKRHIVTDFRADRLYVSDMLNSCVEVYSLKDDSLIASIKVFNNPNTVVLSPDRSLLYVSCRGPNNPEKGYLYKGFKMGRLDIIDTRTLEVTESIEAGNQPTGLDVSPDGRTVILSDFLDNRVRVFRRRGQ, encoded by the coding sequence ATGAATCGGAATTCGTTGGTGCCCGAACTTACCGTCAGTAATTTCGGCAAAAATATGATTGAACCGAGCTCCGCGCGCAGGCCAAATTACCTGAAGCGCTCGCGCTTTTTTGCCGCTGCCGCAGCGTATGCCGCATTCGCCGCATCTATTTGCGTCCTGTGCGCGCAAACGGTATTCGATGTAACCGTACAGCCCTTTGCGGACACGCGGTTTTTTGTCGACGGCGTACAGACGACGCCGCGGGTTTTGGAAACCGACAACACTCTTGCAATCCTGCGCTTTACGTTCGCCGACGAACCGCAGCGGCTCGAAATACGCCACGAAGGATTCCGCCCTGTCGTTTTAACGCACGAAGAACTGTGCCGAAAACGGGGCGTTGCATTCTTGTCGCCTGAAGATTCGGATTACGATGTCGTATCGGTTTTTCAAACGGGCGCCAAGCCGAAAAGCGTGCGTTTTATAAACGATACGCAGGCCGCCGTTACCTTGCTGGAAGCAAACGGCGCCGATATAATCGATACGCAAAGCGGAACGGTCAGGCGTATAAGGCCGCCCGCCGATTATGCGCGCAAAGAAGGTTTTGTCGAAAGTTTGGTACTGCCCGAACGGAACGAACTGTGGCTTTCGCAAATGAGCGCATCGTGCGTGCACGTATTCGACTTGAACACGTTGGACTACAAGCGCTCCGTAAAGCTCACCGGAGAATGGTGCAAGGTTATGGCGTACAATTCCGTTTCCGGCCGCGTTTACGTAAGCAATTGGATAAGCCGCGACATCAGCGTTATAAATCCGGCCGCATACGAAGAAGAAAGAAAAATCCCCGTTGCAGCCGTTCCGCGCGGCATGGCTTTTTCGCGCGACGGTTCGTATTTATACTGCGCCCAATTTGAAGACTCCTCCGGCCGGTCGCGCTGTAAGCTCATCAAAAAAGAACTTTCAACATTTAAAACCGTAAGCGAAAGCGGCACGCCCGGCGCCAAGCGCCACATCGTAACCGATTTTCGCGCGGACAGGCTGTACGTTTCCGATATGCTCAATTCGTGCGTAGAAGTATATTCGCTCAAAGACGACAGCCTTATCGCTTCGATAAAAGTATTCAACAATCCGAACACCGTCGTTTTGTCGCCCGACCGCTCGCTTTTGTACGTGTCCTGCCGCGGCCCGAACAATCCGGAAAAAGGTTATTTGTACAAGGGCTTCAAAATGGGCAGGCTCGACATTATCGACACGCGCACCTTGGAAGTAACCGAAAGCATCGAGGCCGGCAACCAGCCCACCGGTTTGGACGTTTCGCCCGACGGCCGCACCGTCATTCTATCCGACTTTTTGGACAACCGCGTGCGCGTTTTCCGCCGCAGGGGGCAATAA
- a CDS encoding type II toxin-antitoxin system RelB/DinJ family antitoxin — MAMMSSFSIRMDSDIKKQSESLYNALGLNLTTAINVFLRKSIQAGGFPFDVRLDNFNNETVRAIKEADFITDEIKSGRRKPFVSWEEAKKSLTQ, encoded by the coding sequence ATGGCGATGATGTCGAGTTTCAGTATAAGAATGGATTCCGATATAAAAAAACAAAGTGAATCTTTGTATAATGCACTCGGTTTGAATTTGACTACGGCAATCAATGTGTTCCTTAGAAAATCTATCCAGGCCGGAGGCTTCCCCTTTGATGTACGGCTGGATAATTTTAACAACGAAACCGTACGGGCGATAAAAGAAGCTGATTTTATAACTGATGAAATAAAAAGCGGGCGTAGGAAGCCGTTTGTTTCTTGGGAAGAAGCAAAAAAAAGCTTGACGCAATGA
- a CDS encoding type II toxin-antitoxin system YafQ family toxin has translation MGRSKKKLDAMKYKFDYTTQFKKDYRKLMNQCVLNEVDIVIEKLLTGKPLEKKYRDHALVGNYKGCRDCHIRPDLVLIYKKDNDILVLTALRIGTHSELF, from the coding sequence TTGGGAAGAAGCAAAAAAAAGCTTGACGCAATGAAATATAAATTTGATTATACAACCCAATTCAAAAAAGACTATCGTAAACTTATGAACCAATGCGTTCTTAATGAAGTTGATATCGTTATCGAAAAACTTTTAACCGGTAAACCCCTTGAAAAAAAATATAGGGACCATGCATTAGTCGGAAACTATAAAGGCTGTCGTGATTGTCATATTCGTCCCGATTTAGTGTTAATTTATAAAAAAGATAATGATATTTTGGTTTTGACGGCTTTGCGAATAGGCACACACAGCGAATTATTCTAA
- a CDS encoding DEAD/DEAH box helicase: protein MDTISFEDLGLDEQTLAAVEAKGFENPTPIQILAVPRLLNGDANIIAKARTGTGKTAAFALPLVQTIREDKGRVQALILTPTRELALQVCKEIQSFTDGKFPRLAAVYGGQFMGEQTRALRRGAEIVVGTPGRIKDHIERGSLKLEHIDYFILDEADEMLDMGFIEDIEAIFGKANPDSRILLFSATMPPPILKIAAAFMGDYEIVEEEERPEEPILTEQIYWFVRESEKIEALVRMIDISPDFYGLVFTQTKADADAVSRLLDERGYEAAALHGDIPQSQREKILARFRSKKTRILVATDVAARGIDIEGLTHVVNYALPFDGPTYVHRIGRTGRAGAKGLAFTLVRPEERRKLEFLKQFVRKAIKGEMRAQPIPSVEEVLNAKRERLFAELEQNIQNLGTSAPDENSPAAAAVEKVAKSAAPFAALAEKLCAGRDAHTVLAAVLSSFLGEKLNPARYGNITPYKAPKAARAARAGFQHGDFRRGDFSDGNQMRLYVGLGRKDGFNARDIADYFSSLLNIPQRLVDRIDVGPSFSLVSLPHKAGRDILERSRRDKNLPHMHIDVKEGGSFEKEGRKDSFGGGIAKGAKAFFKRKKGF, encoded by the coding sequence ATGGACACAATCTCGTTCGAGGACTTGGGCCTCGATGAACAAACCCTTGCCGCCGTCGAAGCGAAGGGCTTTGAAAACCCCACACCGATTCAGATTTTAGCCGTTCCGCGCCTTTTAAACGGGGATGCGAACATTATCGCAAAAGCGCGCACGGGAACGGGAAAGACGGCCGCTTTTGCGCTTCCCTTGGTACAGACAATCCGCGAAGACAAGGGCCGCGTGCAGGCTTTGATTTTAACGCCGACGCGCGAACTTGCGTTGCAAGTGTGCAAAGAAATCCAATCGTTTACCGACGGAAAATTCCCCCGTCTTGCGGCAGTATACGGCGGTCAGTTTATGGGCGAACAAACGCGCGCCCTGCGCAGAGGAGCCGAAATCGTTGTGGGAACGCCCGGCCGGATCAAAGACCACATTGAGCGCGGTTCGCTCAAACTTGAACACATCGATTATTTTATCCTCGATGAAGCCGACGAAATGCTCGACATGGGCTTTATCGAAGATATCGAAGCGATTTTCGGAAAGGCGAATCCCGACAGCAGGATACTGCTTTTTTCGGCGACCATGCCGCCGCCGATTTTAAAAATCGCCGCCGCGTTTATGGGCGATTACGAAATCGTTGAAGAAGAAGAGCGGCCGGAAGAACCGATTTTAACCGAGCAAATCTATTGGTTTGTGCGCGAAAGCGAAAAGATTGAAGCCTTGGTGCGCATGATAGATATTTCGCCCGATTTTTACGGTTTGGTATTTACGCAAACCAAGGCCGACGCGGATGCCGTTTCGCGTCTTTTGGATGAGCGCGGCTACGAAGCTGCGGCGCTGCACGGAGATATTCCGCAAAGCCAGCGGGAAAAAATCCTCGCGCGTTTCCGGTCAAAAAAAACGAGAATCCTTGTCGCAACCGACGTTGCCGCACGGGGAATCGATATAGAAGGGCTTACTCACGTGGTAAATTACGCGCTGCCTTTTGACGGCCCCACCTACGTTCACCGCATCGGACGGACGGGCAGGGCAGGCGCAAAAGGATTGGCCTTTACCTTGGTGAGACCCGAAGAGCGGCGCAAACTTGAATTTTTAAAACAGTTTGTGCGTAAGGCAATAAAGGGCGAAATGCGCGCGCAGCCGATTCCTTCCGTCGAAGAAGTGTTGAACGCCAAACGCGAGCGCCTTTTTGCCGAACTTGAACAAAACATTCAAAACCTCGGCACCTCCGCGCCCGACGAGAATTCGCCGGCTGCCGCAGCGGTGGAAAAAGTGGCGAAAAGTGCGGCGCCCTTTGCCGCTTTAGCCGAAAAACTGTGTGCCGGCCGGGACGCGCACACGGTGCTTGCCGCCGTATTGTCTTCGTTTTTGGGAGAAAAGCTTAATCCCGCGCGTTACGGAAACATAACGCCGTACAAGGCACCGAAAGCCGCGCGCGCAGCGCGTGCCGGCTTTCAACACGGCGATTTTCGGCGAGGCGATTTTTCCGACGGGAATCAAATGCGGCTCTATGTCGGCTTGGGGCGCAAAGACGGCTTTAACGCGCGCGATATTGCCGATTATTTCAGCTCGCTTTTAAACATTCCGCAGCGTTTGGTTGACCGCATCGATGTCGGTCCCTCCTTTTCGCTCGTGAGTTTGCCGCACAAAGCCGGACGCGATATTTTGGAGCGTTCCCGCCGCGACAAAAATCTTCCGCACATGCATATCGACGTTAAAGAAGGCGGCTCCTTCGAAAAAGAAGGGCGTAAAGATTCCTTCGGCGGCGGCATTGCAAAGGGTGCCAAAGCGTTTTTTAAGCGTAAAAAAGGTTTTTGA
- a CDS encoding bacteriohemerythrin, with protein sequence MSENAFFKWTDDLSVGFCEIDLHHKKLLLILNKFKDSLELSDADYKAQIGRIIKDLSDYTEYHFSEEEKFMKTYDCPLYETHRKMHEDFIKQVKRGLPVLVTGNKQKGAEFCSFLGNWLLNHIADADHKWAEFIHNEKA encoded by the coding sequence ATGAGTGAAAATGCATTTTTTAAGTGGACCGATGATTTAAGCGTGGGCTTTTGCGAAATAGATTTGCATCATAAAAAGCTGCTGCTTATTTTGAATAAATTCAAAGACAGCTTGGAATTGTCCGATGCCGACTACAAAGCGCAAATCGGAAGAATAATAAAAGATTTATCGGATTACACCGAATATCATTTTTCCGAAGAAGAAAAATTCATGAAAACCTACGATTGCCCCTTATACGAAACGCACCGTAAAATGCATGAAGATTTTATAAAGCAAGTAAAGCGCGGGCTGCCCGTTTTGGTAACGGGCAATAAACAAAAAGGAGCCGAATTCTGCAGCTTTTTGGGGAACTGGCTCCTTAACCATATTGCCGACGCCGATCACAAATGGGCGGAGTTTATTCATAACGAAAAAGCGTAG